One genomic region from Panthera tigris isolate Pti1 chromosome D1, P.tigris_Pti1_mat1.1, whole genome shotgun sequence encodes:
- the LOC122231295 gene encoding uncharacterized protein LOC122231295 → MEEQRGACEVTQLSGGSRLASRSPSPGPWETTVFTLRPPAYPTALPLPPAVPSYLDHQKCHIFHEAFPDLLMKSALSLFIPTDLLNLVPFFLALCQPDSMCNSTGQASSGLSHHYKSSGTTRMYSYWSSYSSAGSRGSFLVNDCSLGKSPRRAQVFSAESAGCSLAPSSRACCMGRTVCHTMSFKEDLLTDLLTQMAITVTASSQNGGSAAAPSLWKYSAGPSHWLMPVPSDQLHSPSCARPVLLQAHPNAGTQASSLSPSLSSRPATSHTASGVTPG, encoded by the exons ATGGAGGAGCAGCGAGGGGCCTGTGAGGTCACCCAGCTCTCGGGCGGCTCAAGGTTAGCATCTCGGAGTCCATCACCAGGCCCCTGGGAAACAACTGTTTTCACGCTGCGG CCCCCTGCGTACCCCACGGCACTACCTTTACCTCCAGCTGTGCCCTCCTACCTGGACCACCAG AAATGCCACatcttccatgaagccttccctgacctcctaATGAAGTCTGCCCTCTCCCTCTTTATCCCCACCGATCTCCTGAACCTCGTCCCTTTCTTCCTTGCCTTGTGCCAGCCGGACTCAATGTGTAACTCTACGGGGCAGGCCAGCTCTGGCTTATCACACCACTATAAGAGCTCTGGAACAACTCGG ATGTACAGTTACTGGAGCAGTTACTCCTCTGCGGGAAGTAGGGGAAGCTTCCTGGTCAATGACTGTTCGTTGGGGAAATCTCCTAGGAGAGCTCAG GTTTTCAGTGCGGAATCTGCAGGGTGTTCATTGGCACCATCTTCACGTGCGTGCTGCATGGGAAGGACAGTCTGTCACACCATGTCTTTTAAAGAGGACCTGCTCACGGACCTGCTCACGCAGATGGCAATCACCGTCACAGCTTCCTCCCAGAATGGCGGCTCAGCTGCAGCACCAAGTCTGTGGAAATACTCAGCGGGCCCGTCTCACTGGCTCATGCCCGTGCCTTCAGATCAGCTTCACTCCCCGTCTTGTGCCAGGCCTGTCCTGCTGCAGGCGCATCCCAACGCGGGGACCcaggcctcctccctctccccctccctcagctccCGCCCTGCGACCTCACACACAGCATCCGGAGTGACACCAGGCTAG